A single region of the Pogoniulus pusillus isolate bPogPus1 chromosome Z, bPogPus1.pri, whole genome shotgun sequence genome encodes:
- the KIAA1958 gene encoding uncharacterized protein KIAA1958 homolog: MEDCLHTSSENLSKLVSWAHSHGTICSLIPNLKHLLSEGTHGNLTAMWGCSAGHAYHWPLAATCRAGSQERVCFQDSRSFNSDSPSMLGVPSEAQASPLERYPNRTGKAKLDCTRTRDSCDFSYCSEPSELGEPVEEYEDEATLFDMVCESSVTDEDSDFEPHLHRAPPGPRKRPTAGLPNTAQAQPADEGGGEVLLKKIKQELPEDYYIVANAELTAGADGPALALTQMSKPKPQVQAGPSSLGPARALPQPTVGPDPDPQHLSASPPGPLRLATQRPPRGPLASPARGPGGAPVAALQVPATSSNTTAPTGKPISIPLSALQLPGQEEPPNTEETLPPTPQLAPGGEVASSPSVSTEPEVSSSQQQPHAAPATTPEAAAQLMPAYLTKLNKFPVSNFVDLLKYLCFSAVSHNTTKATICALNLWTH; encoded by the coding sequence ATGGAGGACTGCCTTCACACCTCCTCTGAGAacctctccaagctggtgagcTGGGCCCACAGCCACGGGACCATCTGCAGCCTCATTCCTAACCTCAAGCACCTACTCTCAGAGGGGACCCACGGCAACCTGACAGCCATGTGGGGCTGTAGTGCCGGCCATGCTTACCACTGGCCCCTGGCTGCCACTTGCCGGGCTGGCTCCCAGGAGCGCGTCTGCTTCCAGGACAGCCGCAGCTTCAACTCGGACAGCCCCAGCATGCTGGGGGTGCCCTCAGAGGCGCAGGCCAGCCCACTGGAACGCTACCCAAACAGGACAGGGAAGGCCAAGCTGGATTGCACCCGCACTCGTGACTCCTGTGACTTCTCCTACTGCAGTGAGCCATCTGAGCTGGGTGAACCCGTGGAGGAGTATGAGGATGAGGCCACCCTCTTTGACATGGTCTGTGAGTCCTCTGTCACTGATGAGGACAGTGACTTTGAGCCACATCTGCACCGGGCCCCCCCTGGCCCCCGCAAGCGTCCGACTGCTGGCCTGCCCAACACTGCCCAGGCTCAGCCCGCTGACGAGGGTGGTGGTGAGGTGCTCCTCAAGAAGATCAAGCAGGAGCTCCCTGAGGACTACTATATAGTGGCCAATGCTGAGCTGACGGCTGGCGCTGATGGGCCAGCCCTGGCCCTGACACAGATGTCCAAGCCCAAACcgcaggtgcaggcagggcccTCCTCCCTGGGAcctgccagagccctgccccagcccaccGTGGGCCCTGACCCTGATCCACAACACCTCTCTGCCTCCCCCCCGGGCCCTCTCCGTCTAGCCACGCAGAGGCCACCCCGGGGTCCCTTGGCATCCCCAGCACGGGGGCCAGGCGGGGCTCCGGTGGCTGCCCTGCAGGTGCCGGCCACTAGTTCCAACACCACTGCCCCCACTGGGAAACCCATCAGCATTCCCCtgtcagccctgcagctgcctggccaGGAGGAGCCACCGAACACTGAGGAGACCCTCCCACCCACCCCACAGTTGGCACCGGGTGGCGAGGTGGCCAGCTCACCCTCAGTGAGCACCGAGCCTGAGGtcagctccagccagcagcagccccatgcTGCACCTGCCACCACCCCTGAAGCAGCGGCGCAGTTGATGCCAG